GATTAGATTTATAAAATCAGAGCCGGAAACAGCGTTCAATGGTCTGGGTGGAACAGGCAAAGTTTGTGCAAATGTTGTAGACCAAATTATAATGTTTAAAATTGCATAAATAATTGTTTTCATCTAGACTCTCTGAATTATTTTAGTATTACCATCTTCCTACTCTCAACAAACTCACCTGATTGCAATCGATAAAAATATACACCAGAAACTAATTGTAAACCAGTAGTTGTAAATTGTACATTATATGAGCCAGCTGATTCTTCTTCATTAACCAATGTAGCAATTTCATTTCCTAGAACATCGAAAACTTTCAGACTCACAAAACCATTTACGGGTAACTCATAACTAATCACTGTGCTGGGATTAAAAGGGTTTGGATAATTCTGAGATAATTCAAATTTCTTAACTCCGTTCATATCAACTTCAATTGTTTTTGAGTATTCAAACTGTCCGTCGTTATCAATTTGTTTTAGTCTGTAGAAATATTTTCCTGTGCTTATATTCTCATCAACAAAAGAATAATCCGTTGGTGAGTTGCTGTTTCCGTTACCATTAACAAAACCAATTTTAACCCACGCTTGGCGCTCAGCGCTTAGCACACGGCGTTCTAAACCAAAACCATAGTTGTTAACTTCAGTTGCTGTATTCCAACTTAACTTAATTGTCGGGCCAATTGTTGTTGCTGAGAAGGATGAGAGTTCGGCTGGAAGCGGATTACTTCCCTCAAAAAGGCTTGTACCCGTTGCTTGTGGAGTGCTGAATCCTAATAAATCTCCAATTGTTGGAGCTAGATCAATCTGATAATGCGGATCGTTATTTACCATATTCTGGGTTACATTTCTTCCGACAGCTAATAACATTATGTGTGTACAACCCTCGCAGCCATCCCCATGTTCTTGGAAACCACCATTATCGTCATCGTGTCGCCCATGATCATTAGTGATAAACATAGTTGTATTACTAGTAGTATATCCATAATCTCCTGCCTGAATGTGCTGCCATAATTGATACACTAAATCATCAACATTCAATAGTGCATTGTGATAAGAATTTTCGTTACCACTATGCCCAGCGGCATCAACTTCAGCAAAATTCACAACAAGAATTTTTGGCTGGTAGTTTTGCATTATTTCTATAACTTTACCATAAGTTGTAGCATCGTTTTTATCATCGTCACCGTACCAGATACCGCCAAAAGAAGAACCATATTCAAAAGAAGTAGAGTAAGTAAGGATATTTAATTTATTTTTACCGGTTACAACATAGCATTCAGATTGCGGGTTCCCATTTACTTTTCTTAAATATTCAAATATTGTGGGGAGTGTTGGTCTTTCCGTACCATCATTTGCTATCGGCTGCCAACCTCCTGTTTCAATAGCTGAATGCCCCGGACAAGTTTCGGTAAAACCAGATGGATAAGTTATTCTGAAATTTGAATACAAAGTTCCTGAAGGCTGCAAAATGTTGAACAAGTGCGGGATGTAAATACCTGTACCCCCGAACGTTTCTGTGTAACGTGCACCATCAATAACTACCACAATTACATTCTGTGCCAGAATGAAATTTGTAAACAGTAAAAAAAACACTACGAATTTATTTTGCATTTGGACTGCTCACATTTCTTAATGATCATTATCCAAAGAATAATGTAAATAATTATTTTGGAAAATCACACTAATAAGTGTTTTTTAATATGACACTCTTTGAGTAAAAAATACTCAAAAGATTTGATTTTTCTACCAGTCATTACTATTTAAGCTGTCCAACAAAAAAGGCTCAGTTACCTGAGCCTTTTTGAATTTTGAATTTTTACTATTGATTTATTTCATCAATGTCATTTTTCTTGTCTGTGTAAATGATCCTGATTCTATTTTATAAATATACATTCCGCTGTTAAGTTCACTTGCCTCAAAGTTTATTGTGTGTGTACCGGATTCTTTGAATTCATTTACAATTGTCCTTATCTGCTGACCCAGTATATTAAACAATGTTAGCTTTACCATTCCTGTTTGTGGAAGTATATAACTAATTGTTGTAGTTGGGTTAAATGGGTTTGGATAGTTTTGAGTTAACTCATATTTCTTAACACCATTCATATCAACTTCAATTGTCTTTGAGTATTCAAACTGTCCATCGTTATCAATTTGTTTAAGTCTGTATGAGTACCTACCTGTTCGGTAGGCAGGTTTTCCTGCAAAGTCATCAACAAAAGAATAATCCTTTGGAGAGTTGCTGTTACCATTGCCATTTACAAAACCAATTTTGTTCCACTCACCTTTTACAACAGAACGTTCTACTTCAAAACCGTAGTTGTTAACTTCGGTTGCTGTGTTCCAGCTTAG
Above is a genomic segment from Ignavibacteriales bacterium containing:
- a CDS encoding T9SS type A sorting domain-containing protein; translated protein: MQNKFVVFFLLFTNFILAQNVIVVVIDGARYTETFGGTGIYIPHLFNILQPSGTLYSNFRITYPSGFTETCPGHSAIETGGWQPIANDGTERPTLPTIFEYLRKVNGNPQSECYVVTGKNKLNILTYSTSFEYGSSFGGIWYGDDDKNDATTYGKVIEIMQNYQPKILVVNFAEVDAAGHSGNENSYHNALLNVDDLVYQLWQHIQAGDYGYTTSNTTMFITNDHGRHDDDNGGFQEHGDGCEGCTHIMLLAVGRNVTQNMVNNDPHYQIDLAPTIGDLLGFSTPQATGTSLFEGSNPLPAELSSFSATTIGPTIKLSWNTATEVNNYGFGLERRVLSAERQAWVKIGFVNGNGNSNSPTDYSFVDENISTGKYFYRLKQIDNDGQFEYSKTIEVDMNGVKKFELSQNYPNPFNPSTVISYELPVNGFVSLKVFDVLGNEIATLVNEEESAGSYNVQFTTTGLQLVSGVYFYRLQSGEFVESRKMVILK